Genomic window (Marinobacter fonticola):
ATGGCAACGTTAAACGCGTCCTCGCCCGCTACCACGCCGTTCAGGGCTGGCCCGGCAAGACCGCCGTCCTCAACGAACTCTGGCACCACGCCGAGCACCATACGCCTAATGCACGCGTGCGCGATTACACTCAAGCGATCATGGACCTGGGCGCGCTCGTCTGCACCCGCCGCAAACCCGATTGCGGCCACTGTCCGCTCTACGATAACTGCGAAGCCTATGCTGAAGGTCTCACTGCCGCCCTACCCGAGCCCAAGCCGAAAAAAGCGCTACCGGAGAAGGAGACCTGGCTCCTGATGATCGAGGACGATGCCGGCAACCTGCTAATGGAACGCCGTCCACCGAGCGGCATCTGGGGCGGCCTCTGGAGCCTGCCGGAAATGGACACCGCGGTTACCTTGGACGAACTGCCGGAGGTGGCCGAGCGCCAACTGGGCATCGCCTGCGAAGACGCCGAACCGCTTAGCGGATTCCGCCATACCTTCAGCCACTATCACCTGCATATTCACCCGGTGCGGCTGCGGCATGCCGGGACCACCAGTGCCATGGACGATGCCAACCTGGCCTGGCACCCACGCATCGACGCCCCGGCCCTCGGCGTCCCGAGCCCAATCCGCAAACTGCTTACGCGCCCCGAGCAACCCACGCTCCTCTGATTCTGTTACCATCCTCGAATCAACGACTATCGGAATCTCTGATTAGATCTATTGCAGAATCGGCAATAGACCTAATCAGAGATTCCCCGACACAGGAGCGCCCATGAGCCGCACCGTATTCTGCCGCAAATACCAGAAGGAAATGGAAGGCCTCGAAACGCCCCCTATGCCCGGCCCCAAAGGTCAGGAGCTTTACGAAACGGTTTCGAAACAGGCGTGGCAGGAATGGCAGAGCCAGCAAACCATGCTGATCAACGAAAAACACCTGAACATGATCGACCCCTTCGCCCGTAAATACCTCAAAGCGCAAATGGAGAAGTTCCTGGATAACGAGCCCTACGAACAGGCCGAAGGTTTTGTACCACCGGAAGAGAAAGGCTGAGCGAAACCGGAATTGATCAAGCATTGAGCAAGGCACCGAAAACCGGGAAATTTTCTCCCAAACAGCCTTGACTCAAACCGGCCAAACCGGTTTAATAGCGCCCCGTTGCGGATACAACACTAGTTGTATGACACAACGCCCGGATAGCTCAGTCGGTAGAGCAGGGGATTGAAAATCCCCGTGTCGGTGGTTCGATTCCGCCTCCGGGCACCACGAATTCAGGAAAGCCGCTCAATCGAGCGGCTTTTTTTTGTTTCTGGCTCTTCAGCTTTTCTTCCGAAGAGTTTTGCTTTTCCAACCTGCTTCATAACTTCTGAAACCCGACAACTTCCGCTACTCTCGTTCAGGTAAAGCAACTCCGACACGAGCAGTTGCAATTCTGAAGTAACGGCGGCGCGCATGGATAAGAAGAAACTGACAGAAAGAGACATCTGCACCAAGTTCATCAATCCAGCCCTGGAGCAGGCCGGTTGGAATATCCAGACGCAAGTCCGTGAGGAATTCCCCGTTACCAACGGCCGCATCATTGTTCGGGGCCGAATGCACACCCGTGCACGACCTCGTCGTGCCGACTACGTGCTCAACTTCAAGAAGAACATTCCGATTGCCATCATCGAGGCGAAGGACAACAACCACAGCCTGGGCGACGGTATGCAGCAAGCCCTCGCCTACAGTGATGCCCTCGCTGCACCGTTCGTATTCAGCAGCAATGGCGATGGCTTTCTCTTTCACGACCGTACGGGATTGATTAGTAAAACCGAAACGTCTCTGTCCCTGGATGAATTCCCCTCGCCTGAGCGCCTCTGGGAGCTCTACTGCCAGCACAAAGGCCTAACGCAGCCCGAGGCCCGGGAAACGGTGGAACAGCCCTACTACGACGATGGCAGCGGCCGAGTGCCGCGCTATTACCAGATGGTGGCCGTTAACCGAACTATAGAAGCTGTCGCCAAAGGTCAGGACCGCTTGCTGCTGGTTATGGCCACCGGAACCGGCAAGACTTTTACCGCTTTCCAGATTATCTGGCGCCTCTGGAAATCGAAGCAGAAGAAGCGAATTCTGTTTC
Coding sequences:
- the mutY gene encoding A/G-specific adenine glycosylase, giving the protein MTDSVASRLLEWYDQHGRKELPWHENRTPYRVWVSEIMLQQTQVGTVIPYYQAFMLRFPDVESLAGAPVDDVLQHWSGLGYYARARNLQKAAKTVVNDHGGEFPGTQEELEALPGIGRSTAAAILAQARGIRAAILDGNVKRVLARYHAVQGWPGKTAVLNELWHHAEHHTPNARVRDYTQAIMDLGALVCTRRKPDCGHCPLYDNCEAYAEGLTAALPEPKPKKALPEKETWLLMIEDDAGNLLMERRPPSGIWGGLWSLPEMDTAVTLDELPEVAERQLGIACEDAEPLSGFRHTFSHYHLHIHPVRLRHAGTTSAMDDANLAWHPRIDAPALGVPSPIRKLLTRPEQPTLL
- a CDS encoding oxidative damage protection protein → MSRTVFCRKYQKEMEGLETPPMPGPKGQELYETVSKQAWQEWQSQQTMLINEKHLNMIDPFARKYLKAQMEKFLDNEPYEQAEGFVPPEEKG